The DNA segment GGATTGGTGTCTATTGCTTCTTTGTCCTTGTTGTACAGGTCGTATTGCCGCCATGCGGTGTGGCCTATGCCGGTGCTCATCACCACATTCTTTAGCGGGTAATAATCGAGAAATGCCCACAGTTGGTTATGGCCCCAAAACGTGTTGCCTTCCCTTACGTAGTAGCTGGCCGGGGCATCGCTCAGCCGAAAAGAGGCGGTCATGGATCGGTAGGATATCCCTGTATAAAACCGTTTGTTCAGCTCATATTCCACGTTCATGCTTCCCGGCAGGACGCCAAATATGTTCAGTCGGTCATTCACGTTCCAGTCAATTCCTACCAACGGAATAATGAAGTTGCCAAAGAATTCACGGTTGTAGTACATGCCAAACTTGTATTTCAGGTTGTCATGCCGCTTGTAAGTTACTAACCCTACACCGCCCAACTGAAAGTGCCTGCCTGTAATTTCTTCCATATCAGAGTTTAAGCGGGGAATGGCGAGCACCATTACCTTAAACTTGTCGTTCCAATGCTTTATATACCCAATCTGCATTGCAGTGCTATAAAGGCATGCACCAGCAAAGCTATCCTCATGCTGACGAAGGTTGGTGCGGTCAAAGCTCCCGCCAATCATCAGCACGTCCTTATTCTCAAACTCCAGTGGGAGGAGGAATTTACCCGTCATCTGTTCTGTTCCGAGGTGCAGGTGGGGAGTGTTCCGGTAGTTCACCTCTGGCAGGTAGCGATAGCGCAATTTGATTACATCCACATAGGGCTGGGCCTTCAGATGTGCAATTAATCCAATCAGCATGAAAATGGTGAATATGACACTTTTCATGATTAGCTTATTTAAATATAAAGAAACTGGCCTTTTTTAAGGTCACTATTATTTTGCAGCGTTATTTATCACAAATCTATTTTCGTTCATGGATAATAGGAAATGAGGTATTGCCAAACTGTTTTAATAAAATAGTGATAATTAATAAATTCTCAGAAAACTAATAGGAGAGAAGCAGAAAATACTAAAATTCAAGAGGCAGGAAATAAAGGGCCATAATTTGAGGAAACTAATTGAATGCCGGGTATTTAATAATGGGTTGGCGGTTCCATAAATAAAAAACCCTGTCGATCCGGTATGGAAAAAAGATTTGAAAGCCCTGAAGGGAATGTTCTTGTATTTTACAATGCAAATTTGATAGGTAATACCATCTCTGCGGCAACGTGCTCCCCGTTGGCCAGGGCAGGTTTCCATTCTGGCATTGCGTTTATTACCCTTAATGCTTCTTCCGCGAGTTCATCATCCACAGTGTTCGCGATCCGGGCTTTTTTGATTTTTCCGTCCACATCCACAATGAATTTTACTAC comes from the Bacteroidia bacterium genome and includes:
- a CDS encoding DUF6268 family outer membrane beta-barrel protein, with product MKSVIFTIFMLIGLIAHLKAQPYVDVIKLRYRYLPEVNYRNTPHLHLGTEQMTGKFLLPLEFENKDVLMIGGSFDRTNLRQHEDSFAGACLYSTAMQIGYIKHWNDKFKVMVLAIPRLNSDMEEITGRHFQLGGVGLVTYKRHDNLKYKFGMYYNREFFGNFIIPLVGIDWNVNDRLNIFGVLPGSMNVEYELNKRFYTGISYRSMTASFRLSDAPASYYVREGNTFWGHNQLWAFLDYYPLKNVVMSTGIGHTAWRQYDLYNKDKEAIDTNPVFQPFHDGFFAQVELAYRVRLDEK